One window of Camelina sativa cultivar DH55 chromosome 4, Cs, whole genome shotgun sequence genomic DNA carries:
- the LOC104780106 gene encoding uncharacterized protein LOC104780106 has product MEACFLTSRSLSGNKELVPFIKSRIFSCPKKNSGQFLTRKVASPISVNCSLSDSWKPLDDDADLFKDCVNNSTADADWREFRARLVAGEQAATSEKDPSSWSNPGMVVDYPSSSSSVITIGSKWAHKIHEPETGCLLIATEKLDGVHIFEKTVILLLSVGPSGPIGVILNRPSLMSIKETKSTVLDMAGTFSDKRLFFGGPLEEGLFLVSPRSGGDNEVGKSGVFRQVMKGLYYGTRESVGLAAEMVKRNLVGRSELRFFDGYCGWEKEQLKAEILGGYWTVAACSSSVVELGSAVKSHGLWDEVLGLIGPQTGSVI; this is encoded by the exons ATGGAGGCTTGTTTTCTCACCTCAAGATCACTCTCTGGTAATAAAGAGCTTGTCCCGTTCATCAAATCCAGAATCTTTTCTTGCCCCAAGAAAAATTCCGGCCAGTTTCTCACCAGGAAGGTTGCTTCTCCGATCTCTGTAAATT GTTCCCTCTCGGATTCATGGAAGCCACTGGACGATGATGCTGATCTCTTCAAGGATTGTGTCAATAACTCTACAGCAGATGCTGATTGGAGAGAATTCAGGGCAAGACTTGTTGCTGGGGAACAAGCTGCAACATCCGAGAAGGACCCTTCCTCGTGGTCTAACCCGGGCATGGTGGTGGACTATCCGTCATCATCGTCTTCAGTGATCACTATTGGAAGCAAATGGGCACACAAGATCCACGAACCAGAGACAGGCTGCCTTCTAATTGCCACAGAGAAGCTAGACGGTGTCCACATCTTCGAAAAGACGGTGATCCTCCTACTGTCTGTTGGACCCTCAGGCCCTATAGGAGTCATCCTCAACCGTCCATCGCTTATGTCGATAAAGGAGACGAAGTCAACGGTACTAGACATGGCAGGAACGTTTTCAGACAAGAGACTCTTCTTTGGTGGACCATTGGAAGAAGGGTTGTTCTTGGTAAGTCCGAGGAGTGGTGGAGACAACGAGGTTGGTAAGAGCGGAGTGTTCAGACAAGTGATGAAAGGATTGTACTACGGGACGAGAGAGAGTGTAGGATTGGCTGCAGAAATGGTGAAGAGGAATTTAGTTGGAAGAAGTGAGCTTAGATTCTTTGATGGGTACTGTGGTTGGGAAAAAGAGCAATTGAAAGCAGAGATCTTGGGAGGGTATTGGACAGTTGCTGCTTGTAGCTCCAGTGTTGTTGAGCTTGGTTCAGCTGTAAAAAGTCATGGTCTTTGGGATGAGGTTCTTGGGCTTATTGGGCCTCAAACAGGCTCTGTTATCTAA